Proteins co-encoded in one Arachis hypogaea cultivar Tifrunner chromosome 11, arahy.Tifrunner.gnm2.J5K5, whole genome shotgun sequence genomic window:
- the LOC112721212 gene encoding uncharacterized protein, which produces MEVYQQIAEKGILSKPRPLKDQTGGNKSLYCEYHKGYGHKTQDCFDLKDTLEQAIRDGKLAEFSHLIREPRRRNRDHEGEDRSQVTRQRQEPEGDDHGLTVVNVVTARNSAPRSRSAQKKDAKVLAVSSSYARSFQRLPSISFGPEDQWFDEVLESPPMVITARVGTGLVKRILVDTGADSNIMFCNVFDALGLRDADLATHQHGVVGLGDHFIKSDGIISLPTSVGQGQKRRTIMADFVVLRDSTAYNIILGRKTINNLGAAISTKLLVMKFFTDDGSIGSIR; this is translated from the coding sequence AtggaagtttaccaacagatagcCGAGAAGGGAATACTGTCGAAACCCCGACCTCTGAAGGATCAAACAGGGGGAAACAAAAGCCTTTATTGCGAATATCACAAGGGATAcgggcacaagacccaagactgtTTCGACCTAAAGGATACGCTAGAGCAAGCAATTAGGGACGGGAAGCTTGCTGAATTCTCCCACCTCATTAGAGAGCCGAGGAGACGGAATCGTGACCACGAGGGCGAGGACAGGTCTCAGGTGACAAGGCAACGCCAAGAACCGGAGGGAGACGACCACGGTCTCACGGTGGTGAACGTAGTAACGGCGAGGAATTCGGCCCCGAGGTCGAGATCGGCACAGAAGAAAGACGCCAAAGTCCTGGCAGTCTCCTCTTCATATGCGAGAAGTTTCCAGAggctcccatccatctcctttgGTCCAGAAGACCAATGGTTTGACGAGGTCCTGGAAAGtccccccatggtcatcacggccagagtTGGAACCGGTCTCGTCAAACGGATCCTCGTGGATACAGGGGcagactcaaacatcatgttctgCAACGTATTTGATGCCTTGGGATTGCGTGACGCCGACCTAgcgacccaccagcacggtgtggtagggttgggcgaccacttcatcaagtcGGATGGGATTATCTCCCTCCCGACCTCCGTGGGACAAGGACAGAAGCGAAGGACAATAATGGCAGATTTTGTAGTTTTGCGGGATTCcacagcctacaacatcatcctggggaggaaAACCATCAATAACCTTGGAGCAGCGATCAGTACAAAACTGCTCGTAATGAAGTTTTTTACTGATGACGGATCCATAGGATCCATTAGATGA